In Phocoena phocoena chromosome 8, mPhoPho1.1, whole genome shotgun sequence, the following are encoded in one genomic region:
- the ART1 gene encoding GPI-linked NAD(P)(+)--arginine ADP-ribosyltransferase 1 encodes MQTPAMMSLLLVSMGLMEALQAQSHPITRPDLFSREMPLDMALASFDDQYAGCAAAMAAALPDLNRTEFQANKVYADVWAQASSQWQERQAWGPKWGLSPTRLSPPAGFREEHGVALLAYTANSPLHKEFNAAVREAGRSRLHYLHHFSFKTLHFLLTEALQLLGRGQRPPQCRQVFRGVQGLRFRPVAPGATVRLGGFASASLQNVAAQQFGEDTFFGIWTCLGAPIKGYSFFPGEEEVLIPPFETFQVINASRPAQGPTRIYLRALGQCSTYNCEYIKDKQCKSGPCRLDNSAMGQGPLSAVWSLLLLLWFLVGEGFPESPGLLSSISH; translated from the exons ATGCAGACCCCTGCCATGATGTCTCTGCTGCTCGTGTCCATGGGCCTCATGGAAGCACTTCAG GCCCAGAGCCACCCCATCACACGACCAGACCTCTTCTCTCGAGAAATGCCCCTGGACATGGCCCTGGCCTCCTTTGACGACCAGTATGCTGGCTGTGCCGCAGCCATGGCGGCAGCTCTCCCGGATCTCAACCGCACGGAGTTCCAGGCCAACAAAGTGTACGCCGATGTCTGGGCTCAGGCAAGCAGCCAGTGGCAGGAGCGCCAGgcctgggggcccaagtggggCCTCAGCCCTACCCGTCTGTCCCCGCCCGCGGGCTTCCGAGAAGAGCACGGGGTGGCCCTCCTGGCCTACACGGCTAACAGCCCCCTGCACAAAGAATTCAACGCGGCCGTGCGCGAGGCTGGCCGCTCCCGGCTCCACTACCTCCACCACTTCTCCTTCAAGACACTCCACTTCCTGCTGACTGAGGCCCTGCAGCTGCTGGGCAGGGGCCAGCGTCCACCCCAGTGCCGCCAGGTGTTCCGAGGGGTGCAGGGCCTACGCTTCCGGCCAGTGGCGCCCGGGGCCACCGTCAGGCTGGGGGGCTTTGCCTCTGCATCCTTGCAGAATGTTGCAGCCCAGCAGTTTGGGGAAGACACCTTCTTTGGCATCTGGACCTGCCTCGGGGCCCCTATCAAGGGCTACTCCTTTttccctggggaggaggaggtgcTGATCCCTCCCTTCGAGACCTTCCAGGTGATCAATGCCAGCAGACCGGCCCAGGGCCCCACCCGCATCTACCTCCGGGCCCTGGGCCAGTGCAGCACGTACAACTGTGAGTACATCAAAG ACAAGCAGTGCAAGTCAGGGCCCTGCCGTCTGGATAACTCAG CCATGGGTCAGGGCCCCCTTTCTGCAGTCTGGTCCCTTCTACTGCTGCTCTGGTTCCTTGTTGGAGAAGGCTTTCCAGAGAGTCCAGGACTCCTCTCATCCATCAGCCACTGA
- the CHRNA10 gene encoding neuronal acetylcholine receptor subunit alpha-10, which produces MPARRRVLTYGCCSEPYPDVTFTLLLRRRAAAYVCNLLLPCVLISLLAPLAFHLPADSGEKVSLGVTVLLALTVFQLLLAESMPPAESVPLIGKYYMATMTMVTFSTALTILIMNLHYCGPSARPVPAWARTLLLGRLARGLCVRERGEPCGQSRPPESSPSPQPPDREAGPPAGPCHEPRCLCHQEALLRHVATITNTFHRHRAAQRCREEWKRLAHVMDRFFLGIFFSMALVMSLLVLVQAL; this is translated from the exons ATGCCGGCCCGGCGGCGCGTGCTCACCTACGGCTGCTGCTCCGAGCCCTACCCGGACGTGACCTTCACGCTGCTGCTGCGCCGCCGCGCCGCCGCCTACGTGTGCAACCTGCTGCTGCCCTGCGTGCTCATCTCGCTGCTGGCGCCTCTCGCCTTCCACCTGCCCGCCGACTCTGGCGAGAAGGTGTCGCTCGGCGTCACCGTGCTGCTGGCGCTCACGGTCTTCCAGCTGCTCCTGGCCGAGAGCATGCCGCCGGCCGAGAGCGTGCCGCTCATCG GAAAGTACTACATGGCCACCATGACCATGGTCACCTTCTCCACAGCGCTCACCATCCTTATCATGAACTTGCATTACTGTGGTCCCAGTGCCCGCCCAGTGCCAGCCTGGGCTCGGACCCTCCTGCTGGGACGCCTGGCGCGGGGCCTGTGTGTGCGGGAACGAGGGGAGCCCTGTGGGCAGTCTAGACCTCCTGAGtcatcccccagcccccagcctcctgaCAGAGAAGCTGGCCCACCAGCAGGCCCTTGCCATGAGCCTCGGTGTCTGTGCCATCAGGAAGCCCTGCTGCGCCACGTAGCCACCATCACCAACACCTTCCACAGACACAGGGCTGCCCAGCGCTGCCGTGAGGAGTGGAAGCGCCTGGCCCATGTCATGGACCGTTTCTTCCTGGGCATCTTCTTCTCCATGGCTCTGGTGATGAGCCTTCTCGTGCTGGTGCAGGCCCTGTGA